Below is a genomic region from Astatotilapia calliptera chromosome 2, fAstCal1.2, whole genome shotgun sequence.
TCAAGCTATCTCTTCATACTTGTGACTACACTGTCTCTCTTTGGagtgtttgtttaatatttcagaGGCTGGTTGCAATAGGTTGAGATGGTTTAGTTGCTCCGGAGGAGAAAACTGAGCACGCTAATGGAGGAACCATGCTTCTTGGCTTGAAATATTCATCTCAGCCAGTCCATATTTaacttttcttctcttccttccaACAAACACAGCCAGAAATGAATTACATAAAGCTGTTTGTGGCAAATAGGAAAGGTTTAGGTTGATCTGTTGGATTCTGGGAAAGAGAAAGGGCGATGGagctaaacataaaaacagcagCCTGCCTATGCTGTGTATGTCCCCTGACTCTCTCTAGGCTGCTGCTCAGCTCTGTATTAGATTATGGTTCACCTCTGGTCTATGTGATCACCAAAACATTCAACTGAGTCTGACAGCTGAGGCCTGCGCTGGATATGCTGAACATCTTTGAATATGTCTCGCTCACGTCTGCTAAGGTTGTTGAACTTGTTTTTGTTATCAGCACAGCTTCCTGCACCCACTTTTGGTactatgttttctttgtgtttactaAGAAAGTGGCAGATAAATCAGATTCTGTCAGATACAGTGGAAAACGAAAAGATGATTTGGTTCACCTGAGCTGGGGGTTTTATATTCACTAAAACAGTAGCAgacaataaaatatttgaatgaAATAAGTGATCTTGGATTTCTTTGTAAACTTTGTTTATGAATCATTTAAGCGTGAATCAGTGTTGAGTCTATACTGAACAGGTGCCTTAGcgaagaaccaattttaaagtGTATCTTTAGGTACTTTGTTACTAGAACTCTGTTACAAAAGcaagttttttatttctttagttaaatcttttaaaaaatgccaaagatatcAAAGTTTATTGgcataaaatagtgtttttgGACTAATAGAATCATGACATGAGACGGataaggctgaggtatgccaatgACATGAGAATTTGACTCAAAATCTGTGGCGATAGGTttcatggagtgatgaatccaaatctgAAATTTTTGGCTGACATTTTTGTCAGTATGTACAGAGGAAGTCAGGAGAGGGGTATAACAATGAGTGCCATGTTTTACAGCCATCTGTagaacacagtggaggctctgtcagtATTTAAGGCTGAACTTCAGTCTGTGGTTTTGGAATCTTTGTCAAAatggatggaaatatgaacCCAGAAAAGTATCATCAGACTTTGATCCACTAACAATTGGGAAGCTTCTGATTGGCAGTGCCTTCATCTTTTAATATGACAATGATCTCAAGCACATTGCCAATGCAGGAAAAGCATacttggatagaaaaacacacagtggaacaccatcagtcatggactTTCCTCCCCATAGCTcaaacctcaacattactgaagcagtgtggggtcATGTAGACAGAGGGCACAACAAAGGGCAGCCAgtatccaaagaagagctttgtacatccttcaagaagcctggagaactgctCCTGAAGAATACTGAATgacaatgaaaatgagcttgcaGCTAACACAGCTGAAGAATAAAAGTGTCCATGCCAAatgttgactttcaagcttttaGGAATtctacaaactctgtttttgtcttattttatttctatgtaTGCAAtcgctgcacctatttcccattttccctgaaaacatgcaaagacatCAGGGGTGTCTTGAGTCTTTTGCACAGAACTGAACAACCCAACCAAAACCAGCCAAACAAGcaaatatatttcattttcataGTTGCATTTTAATGTGCAAATCCaccaaataataaaacaatgggTTGCAAAAATGATTTCTTCTTACGTTTTTGGAAAGTATTTTTACATAACATATTTTCccaattttaaataataatattttttctattttttatgtttttgtcttttaggaTGAGAAAAATCAGCTAATGACAACTAATGTTTGGCTGTGGCAGGTAAGACAAAATGAACACAATGTTGTTGGGCAGGAGCATGAAAGATTGTACAGAATCATCCAAGAGACCATTTATAAACATTTTCTCATAAATGTtaatcagtttatttttcatGATGCATTAACAAATAACACATGGTTTGCAGGTAAAATGAGACTGACTTTTTGAatgtaatgtattttaaaactaatttaTAGACCCTTGATTTGCTTAAATAAGCTGTATGTGTGAGCAGTTggtttaaatgtaatatttagttGTTATTTGTATAACTGATGATGGGTGACAGAATTCATAAAGGAGTCTGTTATAGAGGGTATACAACAAATACAAGCAAATCACAGTATTATTGAGTGTTGTTTATAAGTCTGCTGATGTGGCTTCCTGCATTTTCCCTTGACCAGGAATGGATTGATTACAAGCTGCGATGGAATCCAGATAAATACGGAGGAATCACCTCCATCAGAGTTCCTTCAGAAAATATCTGGCTCCCAGACATCGTCCTGTATGAGAAGTAAGGCCGCTCTGAAATTTCAGCAATCCAGTGACTGATGATTACGTCATGTGAAACATGAGTCTGTCTGCATGAAAAACACTAACACAACGTGATGCTATCTATCttaattgctttaaaaaaagctttctttGAGTGTAACCAGCATGttgtaatataaataatataaatatttaatcttACACCTCATCTAAAAAAATCAGTAACACTGAGCTGTGCTCAGAAAGGCCACTCTGTTCCTTGTAcattaatggattggatttatatagcgcttttcaaggcacccaaagcgctttacaatgccactattcattcactctcgcattcatacactggtggaggcaagctacagttgtagccacagctgccctggggcagactgacagaagcgaggctgccatttcgcgccatcggcccctctggccagcaccagtaggcaagtagggtaaagtgtcttgcccaaggacacaacgaccaggacagagagcccagggatcgaaccggcgaccttccggttacagatacgcttcccaaccccctgagccacggtcacccAATCAGCCATACATTTACTTGACCACTTATTAGGTTTGAGCCTGTCTTAGTTGCCATTGGTCAAGTAGCAGGGAGCGATGTGGACACATTTCATAATGCTCTCAAAGAGTCCATAAATTTTCAATTTTCATGTGATTATCAGTTGAACTACAACAGGTGCATAAAAACAATTCATTATCAAAGAGATGGACGATTGCATATAGTAGTATTAATTTAACAGTTTCATGTAAATGGACTTAAGATGAGAATTGACTTGTGTTTCATATTTCTTCAGTGCTGATGGGCGGTTTGAGGGTTCCCTGATGACCAAAGCTATTGTGAAGTACAACGGGGCCATCACCTGGACACCACCTGCCAGTTACAAATCTGCCTGCACCATGGATgtcacttttttcccttttgatcGCCAGAACTGTTCCATGAAGTTTGGGTCGTGGACCTATGATGGCAGcatggtggacttggttctcaTGGACAACCAGGTTGATCGGAAAGACTTCTTTGATAACGGGGAGTGGGAGATACTCAGCGCTACTGGTGCcaaaggaaacagaaaagatGGCTTGTTATCCTACCCCTTCATCACATACTCCTTCATCCTGAAGAGGCTGCCTTTGTTCTACACGCTGTTCCTAATCATCCCTTGTTTGGGTTTGTCATTTCTGACCGTCCTGGTCTTTTACCTCCCCTCAGATGAAGGAGAGAAGCTTTCACTCTCTACCTCCGTCCTAGTGTCACTTACTGTGTTCCTGCTGGTCATTGAAGAGATTATTCCCTCCTCCTCCAAGGTCATACCCCTGATCGGAGAgtacctcctcttcatcatgatTTTTGTCACCCTCTCCATCATCGTCACTGTCTTTGTCATCAATGTCCACCACCGCTCCTCAGCCACTTACCACCCAATGTCACCATGGGTTCGAAACCTCTTTCTTCAAAAACTGCCCAGATTGCTGTGCATGCGAGGGCACACTGACCGCTACCACTACCCAGAGCTGGCTCCCGAAAGCCCTGAGCTGAAGTCTCGCTCTGGAGGTCGGAGAGGCCAGAAGACAAACAGTGGTTCGCTCGGACCGACTACTTCTGATGGGAAGGACGAAGAAGCCTGGGGTGCTATGTTGGAGAAAGCCATCTATTCGGTGCGCTACATCAGCAGACATATCCGTAAAGAACACTTCATCCGTGAGGTGTGTAAAGTATTTATCAATAAACATTAAATTCTTTTGACAGATTAAGAACTTGATGTTTATATTGCGCATACTCTTTCTGTAATCCCATGTCTTATTTTTACCTTTTCACAGGTGGTACAAGACTGGAAGTTTGTGGCCCAGGTGTTAGACAGAATCTTCCTTTGGGCTTTCCTCACTGTCTCAGTATTAGGCACCATCCTTATCTTCACTCCAGCTCTGCATATGTTCATGAAAATCCCCCCTCCAATTCCAAGTGAGGAACAAGCTTCAGAGCCGTTACACTGACGAGGCAACTGATCATCTGccttcaaagaaaacattttttaaacatggtACCACTGAGCAAGAAGAGCCCACTGCAGGCACCTTTTACAGGATTTTGTTGACTATCTGACTCTTTCTGTTAAACcactgtgtaaaatatacatGCGAATAAGTCATCAGGTCACTCTGTCTGTTTTGTCAATATCATAACGTTTCATCTGATTATATTGGCATTTTATTCTGCTTTAAGATATATATGACAACCTGAGTAACCAGTAGTCTCACCTGTGTTGAGTTTCAGTTCGCAAATtgccaaaataaaaaacaacaacaaagaaatgctTCATAAACTCTACACCAAATGGTATTTAGCTATCAATATACAAGATTAAGGTAAAACCCCATAATTgccttattttttatgtttttaaccaacatcatatttaatttgatatttttttcttgacatacttttttttcaaattcaaaacaaattTCTACTCTgggaattttaattaaataaacaccCATGAGGGCGTTGTCAAAGCTATTATTTAACAGTAGGCTACTttttttgtagtaaactgtaagAAAAATCATTTCTGCAGAAACCTTTAAACTACCTTAAACAGAGATCCCACCACCTCGCAAAACGTTTGACTTTTGATGTCACACATTAGGGGAAATAAAGTATTAAAGGAAAGATACTTAACTTACTCTTCcctgtgttttttttgcatgtgaCAAGGCATGAATAAACctgaaataaaagtaataaacagTAAAAGTTAATGTTAGCAATAAGTCAGTTATTGCTAACATTAACTTAATGATAGCCCTGATTTGGCCCTCAGGCTGTATGTTGAGTATCACCACACCGAAGCTTAAAAATTGTGCTGCTCTGTTTCAGTAGCATTTACTGATTTGTCACTTGTGTCGTCCTCATCAGATAAATTTTTCTCACAGCAGACAAAGAATACATTTAAAGTAACAAAGTGTACTGGATTAATGAAAACAACCCataagtttgttgtttttattgtttcgaTGTACCTAATCAAACCAATAAAGCTGGTTTAAATACACAAGCCTGTTTAAGATAATGCTGTTTTTAGACTCGCTTACAATTCagcaaaaaaagtatttgctcATCATGTTGTGTGCAAAATTTAAGTCACTGCAGTGTCACAAATGGTATGACTTATCCCCCCCAAACAGGATCATTTTAGCTTTGGCTGAAATCTGTGAAGTAAAATCTGCATCTTGcagcaccacctggtggtgaatCTCATTTCGTTTGATTCTTCGAATACTGTTGAATACGTTTTAATTAATGGcataaaatcattttatttccattaaTAGACAATCCCAAAAGACTAAAGAAGCAAaatgttcagttcaatttaatttgattttattgtatGAAATGCTTGCAtcatttttctacaataatCCAATAAATTTGACACAATtgctaaaaacaacattttccgCCATGCTGATATAGGAAATAATGGTCACGCTTCGTAACCAATGAGAGGCTTAACTTGAGTAAAAAAGCTGACCAATTAATGAGATTCTAAGACTTTCTGTCCAAATGTTGCGTTCATGTCATAGTGCGTTTGATCGCTAAATCTACAGTTCAGACAGGCTCTGAATGGAGAACATATTCAAAAACATCCCATATCAAGTAAGTCTTTATATActttctaatattttgtatatatGCTTATGTaaatcactttttatgaaatgttttccatttaatttgtttttattttgggcCCCcagtcttcttttttctttactacCCATTACGACCGGTGAGGCTGTCCAGGTGGGCGCGTGCATTGCGCAGCATCTCCATATACATCCTGTTGTTTTCGCTGCAAAGTAAAATACATATAATGAATATTGGCTTTAAGTTTGTGTGATCAAAAGTATCATAACTATATTAAAAGGAAGTTACAGTGCTCATTGAAGTTACTTCGGTTTGGGCACGCTGACCATTAAAACAGTAACCattgttgtttcttttgcaAACGTGTTTGATTTAAAGTTACGTAAGTAATGTACTCGATAAAATTGGAAGAGTCTGACTCTGAAACATTCAAATGTAATTTAATAGCGACAAACAGTTACGTCACTCACGTGGCCACAGAGCGGTCAAACATCAGGTTGCTCATGTCCATGTAATACTGCGCATCTGTTCGAATGGCCGTCCAGTACTCATTAGCCTAATGAACAAACAATTACATGAAACGATTCTTAAAGTGACTCACTCTATATG
It encodes:
- the LOC113006662 gene encoding neuronal acetylcholine receptor subunit non-alpha-2-like, whose product is MKLEVLLLLLLGFCKLSPAKIAAPNEFVSLAEMEDALLKNLFQGYQRWVRPIQRANDTIKVRFGLKISQLVDVDEKNQLMTTNVWLWQEWIDYKLRWNPDKYGGITSIRVPSENIWLPDIVLYENADGRFEGSLMTKAIVKYNGAITWTPPASYKSACTMDVTFFPFDRQNCSMKFGSWTYDGSMVDLVLMDNQVDRKDFFDNGEWEILSATGAKGNRKDGLLSYPFITYSFILKRLPLFYTLFLIIPCLGLSFLTVLVFYLPSDEGEKLSLSTSVLVSLTVFLLVIEEIIPSSSKVIPLIGEYLLFIMIFVTLSIIVTVFVINVHHRSSATYHPMSPWVRNLFLQKLPRLLCMRGHTDRYHYPELAPESPELKSRSGGRRGQKTNSGSLGPTTSDGKDEEAWGAMLEKAIYSVRYISRHIRKEHFIREVVQDWKFVAQVLDRIFLWAFLTVSVLGTILIFTPALHMFMKIPPPIPSEEQASEPLH